A genomic segment from Pseudoduganella chitinolytica encodes:
- a CDS encoding efflux RND transporter permease subunit codes for MPKFFIDRPVFAWVIALFILLGGALAITVLPVAQYPTIAPPSIVVTANYPGATAQVLDDAVTSVIEQEMNGADGLQYVESQSDASGGVTITVTFQPGTNPDLAAVDVQNRIKRVESRLPQAVTQQGVQVNKARSNILMFVGLYSTDGRMDPTAIGDYMARNVVNEIKRIPGVGQAQLFGTERALRVWVDPDKLTGLKLNMSDVTAAIRAQNAQVTSGTIGDLPNPASQAYAAPVVVTGQLTSVEQFRKVVLRANPDGSTVRLGDVARLEMGGASYNISARLSGQPFVAIAVQQSLTGNALATATLVKAKMEELSKFFPPGLKYTVPYDTSTFVKISIEEVVKTLLEAVLLVFIVMYVFLQNLRYTIIPTIVVPIALMGTFAVMQLAGFSINVLTMFGMVLAIGILVDDAIVVVENVERIMSEEGLSPRDATKKAMSQITGAIVGITLVLIAVFVPMAFFGGAVGAIYRQFSLSMVAAMAFSALMALTLTPALCATMLKPVEAGHHIEKRGFFGWFNRGFARTATGYQGMIARILTRTGRFMLIFVALLAIVAWLYVKLPSSFLPNEDQGYIITNVQLPPGASRPRAEAVLAKVDAYFRQQPEVARTIAVAGFSFSGNGQNAGLVFVPLKDWDERGKGHSADDLAQRAMGALSGIPDAVVFPLSPPPIRELGNATGITARLQDRSAQGHDALVAARNQLLGMAAKSDVLRGLRPEGMEDAPQLQVDIDREKANALGVTFADINSTLSAGLGSSYVNDFNAANRQQRVIVQADQKSRMQPDDILRLHVRSSGGGMVPFASFATTKWINGPVQLVRYNGYPAIKLTGDAAPGRSTGEAMEELERLAAQLPPGFGIEWTGQSLEERTSGSQAPALFALSLLAAFLVLAALYESESIPIAVLLVVPLGVLGALLGAHLRDLPNDVYFKVGLIAIIGLSAKNAILIIEFAKDLQAQGMGLIEATLEAVHLRFRPIIMTSLAFILGVLPLVLASGAGSASQRAIGTGVMGGMITATVLAVFMVPVFFVVIRRIFKGSERQRRLAAHELDMPETKA; via the coding sequence ATGCCAAAATTCTTCATCGACCGCCCCGTGTTCGCGTGGGTGATCGCCCTCTTCATCCTGCTGGGTGGGGCGCTGGCGATCACCGTGCTGCCGGTGGCGCAGTACCCGACCATCGCTCCGCCGTCGATCGTCGTCACGGCCAACTACCCCGGCGCCACCGCGCAGGTGCTGGACGACGCCGTCACCAGCGTCATCGAGCAGGAAATGAATGGCGCGGACGGCCTGCAGTACGTGGAGTCGCAGAGCGACGCCAGCGGTGGCGTGACGATCACCGTCACCTTCCAGCCCGGGACCAACCCGGACCTGGCCGCCGTGGACGTGCAGAACCGCATCAAGCGGGTCGAATCGCGCCTGCCGCAGGCCGTCACGCAGCAGGGCGTGCAGGTCAACAAGGCGCGCTCCAACATCCTGATGTTCGTCGGCCTGTATTCCACCGACGGCCGCATGGACCCGACCGCGATCGGCGACTACATGGCGCGCAACGTCGTCAACGAGATCAAGCGCATTCCCGGCGTGGGCCAGGCGCAGCTGTTCGGCACCGAGCGCGCGCTGCGGGTGTGGGTCGATCCGGACAAGCTGACGGGCCTGAAGCTGAACATGAGCGACGTCACCGCCGCGATCCGCGCGCAGAACGCGCAGGTCACCTCCGGCACGATCGGCGACCTGCCCAATCCCGCCTCGCAGGCGTATGCGGCCCCGGTCGTGGTGACGGGCCAGCTGACGTCCGTCGAGCAGTTCCGCAAGGTCGTGCTGCGCGCCAACCCGGATGGCTCCACGGTGCGCCTGGGCGACGTGGCGCGCCTGGAGATGGGCGGCGCCAGCTACAACATCAGCGCGCGCCTGTCCGGCCAGCCCTTCGTGGCGATCGCCGTGCAGCAGTCGCTGACGGGCAACGCGCTGGCCACGGCCACCCTGGTGAAAGCCAAGATGGAGGAGCTGTCGAAGTTCTTCCCGCCCGGCCTGAAGTACACGGTGCCGTACGATACGTCCACCTTCGTCAAGATCTCCATCGAGGAAGTGGTCAAGACGCTGCTGGAAGCGGTCCTGCTGGTGTTCATCGTCATGTACGTGTTCCTGCAGAACCTGCGCTACACGATCATCCCGACGATCGTCGTGCCGATCGCGCTGATGGGCACCTTCGCCGTCATGCAGCTGGCCGGCTTCTCGATCAACGTGCTGACGATGTTCGGCATGGTGCTGGCGATCGGCATCCTGGTCGACGACGCCATCGTGGTGGTGGAAAACGTCGAGCGCATCATGAGCGAGGAAGGCCTGTCGCCGCGCGATGCGACGAAGAAGGCGATGTCGCAGATCACCGGCGCCATCGTCGGCATCACGCTGGTGCTGATCGCCGTGTTCGTGCCGATGGCGTTCTTCGGCGGCGCCGTGGGGGCGATCTACCGCCAGTTCTCGCTGTCGATGGTGGCCGCGATGGCCTTCTCGGCGCTGATGGCGCTGACCCTGACGCCGGCCCTGTGCGCGACGATGCTCAAACCCGTCGAGGCGGGCCACCATATCGAAAAACGCGGCTTCTTCGGCTGGTTCAACCGCGGCTTCGCCAGGACCGCGACGGGCTACCAGGGCATGATCGCCCGCATCCTGACGCGCACGGGACGCTTCATGCTGATCTTCGTCGCGTTGCTGGCGATCGTGGCGTGGCTGTACGTGAAACTGCCGTCGTCATTCCTGCCGAACGAGGACCAGGGCTACATCATCACCAACGTGCAGTTGCCGCCGGGGGCCTCGCGCCCGCGCGCCGAAGCCGTGCTGGCCAAGGTGGACGCCTACTTCCGCCAGCAGCCGGAAGTGGCGCGCACCATCGCGGTGGCGGGCTTCTCGTTCTCCGGCAACGGCCAGAACGCGGGCCTCGTGTTCGTGCCGTTGAAGGACTGGGACGAGCGGGGCAAGGGCCACTCGGCCGACGACCTGGCGCAGCGGGCGATGGGCGCCCTGTCCGGCATCCCCGATGCGGTGGTGTTCCCGCTGTCGCCACCACCGATCCGCGAGCTGGGCAACGCCACCGGCATCACGGCGCGCCTGCAGGACCGCAGCGCGCAGGGCCACGATGCGCTGGTCGCCGCGCGCAACCAGCTGCTGGGCATGGCCGCGAAAAGTGACGTGCTGCGCGGCCTGCGGCCGGAAGGCATGGAAGATGCGCCCCAGCTGCAGGTGGACATCGACCGCGAGAAGGCCAATGCGCTGGGTGTCACGTTTGCCGACATCAACAGCACGCTGTCGGCCGGCCTGGGTTCATCCTACGTCAACGATTTCAACGCGGCCAACCGGCAGCAGCGTGTGATCGTGCAGGCCGACCAGAAGAGCCGCATGCAGCCGGACGACATTTTGCGCCTGCACGTACGCAGCAGTGGCGGCGGCATGGTGCCGTTCGCGTCGTTCGCGACGACCAAGTGGATCAACGGTCCCGTGCAGCTGGTGCGCTACAACGGCTACCCCGCCATCAAGCTGACGGGCGATGCGGCGCCGGGCCGCAGCACGGGCGAGGCGATGGAGGAACTGGAACGGCTGGCCGCGCAGCTGCCGCCGGGCTTCGGCATCGAATGGACGGGCCAGTCGCTGGAAGAGCGCACGTCCGGCTCGCAGGCCCCGGCCCTGTTCGCACTGTCGCTGCTGGCGGCATTCCTCGTGCTGGCGGCACTGTACGAGAGCGAATCGATCCCGATCGCCGTGCTGCTGGTGGTGCCGCTGGGGGTGCTGGGCGCGCTGCTGGGTGCGCACCTGCGCGACCTGCCGAACGACGTCTACTTCAAGGTGGGCCTGATTGCCATCATCGGGCTGTCGGCCAAGAACGCGATCCTGATCATCGAGTTCGCCAAGGACCTGCAGGCCCAGGGCATGGGCCTGATCGAAGCGACCCTGGAAGCGGTGCACCTGCGCTTCCGCCCCATCATCATGACGTCGCTGGCGTTCATCCTGGGCGTGCTGCCGCTGGTGCTTGCCAGCGGCGCGGGCTCGGCCAGCCAGCGCGCGATCGGCACGGGCGTGATGGGCGGGATGATCACGGCCACCGTGCTGGCCGTGTTCATGGTGCCTGTGTTCTTTGTCGTGATCCGCAGGATCTTCAAGGGCAGCGAACGCCAGCGCCGCCTGGCCGCACATGAACTGGACATGCCGGAGACCAAAGCATGA
- a CDS encoding efflux RND transporter periplasmic adaptor subunit yields the protein MRSVRSIPVLAVATSLSLLAACGKEDTAPPAPPPPTVSVITVAPAAVAVTDELPGRVEASRIAQVRARTPGIVLKRVFQEGGDVKAGDVLFRIDPAEFQANYASAQAAVAKAEANLAQADLKVKRYKPLLAAQAVSQQEYDDAVTAQKQAAADLATARAARQTAGLTLGYATVTAPISGRVGRALVTEGALVGQGEATPMATVQQLDPIYVTITQSSTEMAQLRQALASGRLKSAGRDQARVTLLMENGEEYGQPGKLLFADVSVDETTGSVSMRAEFPNPKRTLLPGMYVRARLEQGVNEAAIAVPQQAVVRGAEGSSVMIVGSDNKVVARPVKAEASTGDKWIVSDGLKGGERIIVEGFQKAKPGAAVTPQPWQPAAPANGGSAPNAAPAAK from the coding sequence ATGAGATCTGTTCGCAGCATCCCCGTCCTCGCTGTCGCCACGTCCCTCTCCCTGCTGGCGGCTTGCGGCAAGGAAGACACCGCCCCTCCCGCTCCACCGCCTCCGACCGTCTCAGTCATCACCGTTGCCCCCGCTGCCGTCGCCGTCACCGACGAACTGCCCGGCCGGGTGGAAGCGTCGCGCATCGCGCAGGTGCGCGCACGCACGCCCGGCATCGTGCTGAAACGGGTGTTCCAGGAAGGCGGCGACGTCAAGGCGGGCGACGTCCTGTTCCGCATCGACCCGGCCGAGTTCCAGGCCAACTACGCCAGCGCGCAGGCGGCCGTGGCCAAGGCCGAGGCCAACCTGGCGCAGGCCGACCTGAAGGTCAAACGCTACAAGCCGCTGCTGGCCGCGCAAGCCGTCAGCCAGCAGGAATACGACGACGCCGTGACGGCGCAGAAGCAGGCCGCCGCAGACCTGGCTACCGCGCGCGCCGCGCGCCAGACGGCCGGCCTGACACTCGGCTATGCCACCGTCACGGCGCCGATCTCCGGCCGCGTGGGCCGCGCCCTCGTCACCGAAGGCGCGCTGGTGGGCCAAGGCGAAGCGACGCCGATGGCCACCGTGCAGCAGCTCGACCCGATCTACGTGACGATCACGCAGTCTTCCACCGAGATGGCGCAATTGCGCCAGGCCCTGGCGAGCGGCCGCCTGAAAAGCGCGGGCCGCGACCAGGCCCGTGTCACGCTGCTGATGGAAAACGGCGAGGAGTACGGTCAGCCGGGCAAGCTGCTGTTCGCCGACGTGTCGGTGGACGAGACCACCGGCTCCGTGTCGATGCGGGCTGAGTTCCCGAATCCGAAACGCACCCTGCTGCCCGGAATGTACGTGCGCGCGCGCCTGGAACAAGGCGTCAACGAGGCGGCCATCGCGGTGCCGCAGCAGGCCGTCGTGCGCGGCGCCGAAGGTTCCTCCGTCATGATCGTCGGCAGCGACAACAAGGTCGTGGCGCGCCCCGTCAAGGCCGAAGCGTCGACGGGCGACAAGTGGATCGTCAGCGACGGCCTGAAAGGCGGCGAGCGCATCATCGTCGAAGGCTTCCAGAAAGCCAAGCCGGGGGCGGCCGTGACACCGCAGCCGTGGCAACCCGCGGCGCCTGCGAACGGCGGCAGCGCGCCCAACGCCGCACCGGCCGCGAAATAA
- a CDS encoding efflux transporter outer membrane subunit, translating to MKTPLLTVLAATLLSACSLAPTYERPAAPVAPAFPDNAPGAGAAVAPNAEGKAAVDTGWRDFFADERLRQLIAAALDNNRDLRTAALRIEEARAAYNITRADRLPNLNGALSGTRARTPAWQSATGTAGVGERYDAGISSAFELDFFGRVRSLSDAALASYLATDEARRAAQISLVAEVAKAYFTERAYAEQLALAQSTYEARRRTYDLTRQRMDVGASSLLDLRLNETLMETARAQALATARQRAQAENALTLLVGAPPAQAASGAMADDRQVDAMSAVPAGLPSDLLTRRPDIRAAEQRLRAANANIGAARAAFFPRISLTAALGSSSPEFSGLFDGGTKTWSFVPQLTVPIFDAGRNRANLNLAEVRKDIAVADYEKTIQVAFREVADALAARNYLADQVAAQRAIQEAQAERLRLLQLRFENGVASTLDVLDAQRELFDAQQQLVQARLLRTTSAIDLYRALGGGLQ from the coding sequence ATGAAGACACCTCTACTGACCGTGCTCGCCGCCACGCTGCTGTCGGCCTGCTCCCTTGCGCCCACCTACGAGCGCCCCGCCGCGCCGGTCGCCCCGGCCTTCCCGGACAATGCGCCCGGCGCCGGCGCCGCGGTCGCCCCGAACGCGGAAGGCAAGGCCGCCGTGGACACCGGCTGGCGTGACTTCTTCGCGGACGAGCGGCTGCGCCAGCTGATCGCCGCGGCCCTGGACAACAACCGCGACCTGCGCACGGCCGCGCTGCGCATCGAGGAGGCGCGCGCTGCCTACAACATCACGCGCGCCGACCGGCTGCCGAACCTGAACGGTGCGCTGTCGGGCACGCGGGCACGCACGCCGGCGTGGCAAAGCGCGACCGGCACCGCGGGCGTGGGCGAACGCTACGACGCCGGCATCTCCAGCGCGTTCGAGCTGGACTTCTTCGGGCGCGTGCGCAGCCTGTCCGATGCCGCGCTGGCTTCCTACCTCGCCACCGACGAAGCGCGGCGCGCGGCGCAGATCAGCCTTGTCGCGGAAGTGGCCAAGGCCTACTTCACGGAACGGGCCTACGCCGAGCAGCTGGCGCTGGCCCAGAGTACCTACGAGGCGCGGCGCCGCACCTATGACCTGACACGCCAGCGCATGGACGTGGGCGCGTCGTCGCTGCTGGACCTGCGCCTGAACGAGACGCTGATGGAGACGGCGCGCGCCCAGGCGCTGGCCACGGCGCGCCAGCGCGCCCAGGCCGAAAACGCACTGACCTTGCTGGTCGGCGCCCCACCGGCGCAGGCGGCCAGCGGCGCGATGGCGGACGACCGCCAGGTCGATGCGATGAGCGCCGTGCCGGCCGGCCTGCCGTCGGACCTGCTGACACGCCGGCCCGACATCCGCGCGGCCGAACAGCGCCTGCGCGCGGCCAACGCCAATATCGGTGCGGCGCGTGCGGCGTTCTTCCCCCGTATTTCGCTGACGGCGGCGCTGGGCAGCAGCAGTCCGGAGTTCTCGGGGCTGTTCGACGGCGGCACGAAAACGTGGTCGTTCGTGCCGCAGCTGACGGTGCCGATCTTCGACGCCGGCCGCAACCGCGCCAACCTGAACCTGGCGGAAGTACGCAAGGACATCGCCGTGGCGGACTACGAGAAGACGATCCAGGTGGCGTTCCGCGAGGTAGCCGACGCCCTGGCCGCGCGCAACTACCTGGCCGACCAGGTGGCGGCGCAGCGGGCGATCCAGGAAGCGCAGGCCGAGCGGCTGCGCCTCTTGCAGCTGCGCTTCGAGAACGGCGTGGCCAGCACCCTCGACGTGCTCGATGCGCAACGCGAGCTGTTCGACGCCCAGCAGCAGCTGGTGCAGGCGCGCCTGCTGCGCACGACCAGCGCGATCGACCTGTACCGGGCACTGGGGGGCGGCCTGCAGTAA
- the tal gene encoding transaldolase: MNQLEQLKKYTKVVADTGDFQSIKAYTPRDATTNPSLILKAVQKDEYKPLLEKAVRDNPHASTGEVIDKLLIAFGGEILKVVSGRVSTEIDARLSFDVEANVAKGRELIDLYERAGFDRERVLIKIASTWEGIKAAEILEKEMIHCNLTLLFSLPQAIACAEARVQLISPFVGRIYDWHKKQTGLEYDGAEDPGVQSVKRIYNYYRKFGYETEVMGASFRNTSQILELAGCDLLTISPDLLQKLADTEGPVERKLSAETATGAAAKMSLDEKTFRFMLNEDAMATEKLAEGIRAFCADSGKLKQIISGMR; the protein is encoded by the coding sequence ATGAATCAACTCGAACAGCTCAAGAAGTACACCAAGGTCGTCGCCGACACCGGCGATTTCCAGTCGATCAAGGCCTACACGCCGCGCGACGCCACCACCAACCCGTCGCTGATCCTGAAGGCGGTGCAGAAGGATGAATACAAGCCCCTGCTGGAAAAGGCCGTGCGCGACAATCCGCACGCCTCCACCGGCGAGGTGATCGACAAGCTCCTGATCGCGTTCGGCGGCGAGATCCTGAAGGTCGTGTCCGGCCGCGTCTCGACCGAGATCGATGCGCGCCTGTCGTTCGACGTGGAAGCCAACGTGGCCAAGGGCCGCGAGCTGATCGACCTGTACGAGCGCGCCGGCTTCGACCGCGAGCGCGTGCTGATCAAGATCGCCTCGACCTGGGAAGGCATCAAGGCCGCCGAGATCCTCGAGAAGGAAATGATCCACTGTAACCTCACGCTGCTGTTCTCGCTGCCGCAGGCGATCGCCTGCGCCGAGGCGCGCGTGCAGCTGATCTCCCCGTTCGTCGGCCGCATCTACGACTGGCACAAGAAGCAGACCGGCCTCGAGTACGACGGCGCGGAAGACCCGGGCGTGCAGTCGGTCAAGCGCATCTACAACTACTACCGCAAGTTCGGCTACGAGACCGAGGTGATGGGTGCCAGCTTCCGCAACACGAGCCAGATCCTGGAACTGGCCGGCTGCGACCTGCTGACGATCAGCCCGGACCTGCTGCAAAAGCTGGCCGACACCGAGGGCCCCGTCGAGCGCAAGCTGTCGGCCGAAACGGCCACCGGCGCCGCCGCCAAGATGTCGCTGGACGAGAAGACGTTCCGCTTCATGCTGAACGAAGATGCGATGGCCACCGAGAAGCTGGCCGAAGGCATCCGCGCCTTCTGCGCCGATTCGGGCAAGCTGAAACAGATCATTTCCGGCATGCGCTGA